The proteins below come from a single Prochlorococcus marinus CUG1415 genomic window:
- the thiL gene encoding thiamine-phosphate kinase, translated as MHKELLEDIGEKELINRLGKFMPENQVSDDCALIKAKHENLLVNNDSLVENVHFNDLTICPQDLGWKAVVSNISDLLSSGSKKTIGITISLILPAKTEWIWVEELYKGINQALKEYGGIILGGDCSKGNQKTISITALGIQGELELRRNACKPGEIILTTGIHGLSKLGFMIQNKSNFDKNVFLNERLIRKSIEHFCRPEVYPNFLNNLLKTRSNKKITKIGCTDSSDGLFQAVQDLAIASNCKAIMNYDKIPKDKDWPKGDKWDEYYFFGGEDYELVFSLPKKWAMNLYKIDKNINEIGFFTNGEPSIEFKDNKQNKLLNNAPFKHF; from the coding sequence ATGCATAAAGAATTATTAGAAGATATAGGGGAAAAAGAATTAATAAATAGGCTTGGAAAATTTATGCCTGAAAATCAAGTTTCAGATGATTGCGCTTTAATCAAAGCTAAACATGAAAACTTACTTGTTAATAATGATTCTTTGGTAGAAAATGTTCATTTCAATGACCTTACTATTTGCCCTCAAGACCTTGGATGGAAAGCAGTTGTGAGCAACATCTCTGACTTATTATCCAGTGGTAGCAAAAAAACTATAGGAATTACAATAAGTCTGATTTTACCTGCGAAAACTGAGTGGATTTGGGTTGAAGAGTTATATAAAGGAATAAATCAAGCTTTAAAAGAATATGGTGGAATAATTCTTGGAGGAGATTGCTCAAAGGGAAATCAAAAAACTATATCAATTACAGCCCTTGGCATTCAAGGGGAACTTGAATTAAGAAGAAACGCATGTAAACCAGGAGAAATCATCTTAACCACAGGAATTCATGGTCTTAGCAAACTAGGATTTATGATACAAAATAAAAGTAATTTTGATAAAAATGTTTTTCTAAATGAAAGATTAATCAGAAAGTCCATTGAACATTTTTGTCGGCCTGAAGTTTACCCAAATTTTCTAAATAATCTCCTTAAAACTCGCTCCAATAAAAAAATTACGAAAATAGGATGTACTGATAGTAGTGATGGTCTATTTCAAGCAGTACAAGATTTAGCAATCGCTAGCAACTGTAAAGCAATTATGAATTACGATAAAATACCCAAAGATAAGGATTGGCCAAAAGGAGATAAATGGGATGAATATTATTTTTTTGGAGGTGAAGATTACGAATTAGTTTTCTCATTGCCCAAAAAATGGGCAATGAATTTATATAAAATAGATAAAAATATTAACGAGATTGGTTTTTTTACTAACGGTGAACCTTCAATAGAATTTAAAGATAATAAGCAAAATAAATTATTGAACAATGCACCTTTCAAACACTTTTAA
- a CDS encoding peptidylprolyl isomerase, with the protein MQKFLSNQNKLFLILSIIILQVFLFKPIQVLADLPTGNAVKDPNAILRNALPIKQVELQEIQHKLEETSNFIRGGRWPALTKTVTKCQSLLKKYQSRIIQELPNDKRKIAETIFLELKDNFDSLNAHAKSKDKNSFVATRKDTLDKIGGLEEFFLPNQFPYSIPAEFDNLPRLLGRAKVNIKTSKGDMKAIIDGYNAPLTSGAFIDLSSKNFYTDLPINRAEEFFVLQTGDPIGEAIGYLDPETNEERHVPLEIRIPNEKDTFYNQTFEDLGLYTETPTLPFATLGTLGWSHSNTAVDDGSSQFFFFLYEAELNPAGRNLIDGRNAAFGYVIDGFNVLEELTKEDKIVSIDVLEGIENLKLNA; encoded by the coding sequence ATGCAAAAATTCTTATCAAATCAGAACAAACTTTTCTTGATTCTATCAATCATAATTTTACAGGTTTTTCTATTTAAACCAATTCAAGTTCTAGCTGATTTACCTACTGGAAATGCGGTAAAAGACCCTAACGCAATCCTCAGAAACGCACTGCCTATCAAGCAAGTTGAGTTACAAGAAATTCAACATAAATTGGAAGAAACTAGTAACTTTATCAGAGGAGGAAGATGGCCAGCTCTAACGAAAACTGTTACAAAATGTCAATCTTTACTAAAAAAATACCAAAGTCGAATTATTCAAGAATTACCGAATGATAAACGGAAAATTGCTGAAACAATATTCTTAGAACTCAAAGATAATTTTGATAGCCTTAACGCTCATGCCAAATCAAAGGATAAGAACTCATTTGTGGCAACCCGAAAAGATACTTTAGATAAAATTGGTGGATTGGAAGAATTTTTTCTACCAAATCAATTTCCTTACTCTATTCCAGCAGAATTTGATAATCTACCAAGATTACTTGGACGAGCAAAAGTTAATATAAAAACGTCCAAAGGAGACATGAAAGCAATTATAGATGGATATAATGCTCCCCTTACATCAGGAGCATTTATAGATTTATCTTCAAAAAATTTCTATACAGATTTACCCATTAACAGAGCAGAAGAATTTTTTGTTCTGCAAACAGGTGATCCAATTGGAGAAGCAATTGGTTATTTAGATCCTGAAACAAATGAAGAACGTCACGTTCCTCTCGAAATTAGAATCCCTAATGAAAAGGATACTTTTTATAATCAAACTTTTGAAGATTTAGGCCTTTACACAGAGACACCAACATTACCTTTCGCAACTCTTGGAACACTTGGGTGGTCCCACTCAAATACTGCTGTTGATGATGGCTCATCGCAATTTTTCTTCTTTTTATATGAAGCAGAATTAAACCCAGCAGGTCGGAATTTAATTGATGGAAGGAATGCAGCCTTTGGCTATGTTATAGATGGATTTAATGTATTAGAAGAACTAACCAAAGAAGATAAAATTGTCTCCATTGATGTTTTAGAAGGGATTGAAAACCTCAAATTAAATGCATAA
- the efp gene encoding elongation factor P — MISSNDFRTGTTIELDGQVWRVVEFLHVKPGKGSAFVRTKLKSVQSGNVVEKTFRAGESVQQAILEKSNLQHTYVESGDYVFMDMTSFEETRLSVDQIGKGAKYLKEGMEVNVIFHNGKVLEVELPITITLKVTETDPGVKGDTASGGTKPAILETGAQVMVPLFISVGEIIKVDTRNDSYLGREN; from the coding sequence ATGATTTCCAGTAACGATTTTCGCACAGGTACTACCATCGAATTGGATGGACAGGTTTGGCGTGTTGTAGAATTTCTACATGTCAAGCCTGGTAAGGGTTCTGCTTTTGTGCGAACAAAATTAAAATCAGTTCAAAGCGGCAACGTGGTTGAAAAAACTTTTCGAGCCGGAGAATCAGTACAACAGGCTATCCTTGAGAAGTCTAACCTGCAACACACGTATGTGGAGTCTGGAGATTATGTTTTTATGGATATGACAAGTTTTGAAGAGACACGCCTTTCTGTTGACCAAATTGGTAAAGGTGCGAAGTATCTGAAAGAAGGTATGGAGGTTAATGTTATTTTCCATAATGGTAAGGTTTTAGAAGTGGAACTTCCTATAACTATCACTTTAAAAGTTACAGAAACTGATCCTGGAGTTAAAGGTGATACTGCTAGTGGTGGCACAAAACCAGCTATTCTAGAAACAGGTGCTCAAGTTATGGTTCCTTTATTTATTTCTGTGGGGGAAATTATTAAAGTTGATACTCGTAACGATAGTTATCTTGGACGTGAAAATTAA
- the accB gene encoding acetyl-CoA carboxylase biotin carboxyl carrier protein — protein MAMKLDHEDLNRLIEKISTSDIQEFSLEGEDFKLEIKRNLFDQNQFTKNLVSNNSFDRQSNANQISINDNVSTVNEPEAPQVSPPGRSDLTDITSPMVGTFYRASAPGEDPFVELGNNVKVGQTICILEAMKLMNEIESEFNAEIVEILVENGTPVEFGQVLMRVKQV, from the coding sequence ATGGCTATGAAATTAGATCATGAAGACTTAAATCGCTTAATAGAAAAAATCTCAACAAGCGATATTCAAGAATTCTCTCTAGAGGGAGAAGACTTTAAACTTGAAATAAAACGGAATTTATTTGATCAGAACCAATTTACTAAGAATTTAGTCTCTAATAATTCGTTTGATAGGCAATCAAATGCTAATCAAATATCCATCAATGATAATGTATCAACAGTTAATGAGCCTGAGGCCCCTCAAGTATCCCCTCCTGGACGCTCAGATCTGACCGATATTACATCTCCTATGGTTGGAACCTTTTATAGGGCTTCAGCCCCTGGGGAGGATCCATTCGTTGAATTAGGTAACAACGTTAAGGTCGGGCAAACTATTTGTATTTTGGAAGCTATGAAATTAATGAATGAAATCGAATCTGAATTTAACGCTGAAATAGTAGAGATTCTCGTTGAAAATGGAACTCCAGTTGAATTTGGTCAAGTTCTAATGCGTGTTAAGCAGGTTTGA
- the pdxA gene encoding 4-hydroxythreonine-4-phosphate dehydrogenase PdxA has translation MNFKITNNKFKIVLSVGDESGIGPEIILKALCSNELPRNIEFILVGSKINLQNTYMHLRSLGLENLANPNSLEIHDIEICSSDNQSQASYGNSSFYYLTKAIEIVKQLPMSALVTGPICKKSWSLAGHYFSGQTEVLAKSCGVKNVGMLFTAKSPFTGWRFNTLLATTHIALSEVPKSLNTRLIHSKLDLFKNFCNTYSENPILKVAGLNPHAGEEGILGNEERDWLNDSLITWNKKNKDIKLLGPLSPDSCWNSSAKAWTHKNTDKHDGILAMYHDQGLIPMKVIAHNYSVNTTIGLPFIRTSPDHGTGFDIAGKGIAQSQSMIEAIKTAIDMTKNSNLLNTH, from the coding sequence ATGAATTTTAAAATTACAAACAATAAATTTAAAATAGTATTAAGCGTTGGAGATGAGTCTGGAATAGGACCTGAAATAATTTTAAAAGCTCTTTGTTCTAATGAGTTACCAAGGAATATCGAATTTATATTAGTTGGTTCAAAAATAAATCTACAGAATACATATATGCATCTTAGATCTTTAGGATTGGAAAACCTAGCCAATCCAAATAGTTTAGAAATCCATGATATCGAAATTTGTTCATCTGATAATCAATCTCAAGCAAGTTATGGTAATTCAAGCTTCTATTACTTGACCAAAGCAATTGAAATTGTTAAACAATTGCCTATGTCAGCTCTAGTAACTGGACCAATTTGTAAGAAATCATGGTCACTTGCAGGTCATTATTTCTCTGGACAGACTGAAGTATTAGCTAAATCGTGTGGAGTAAAAAATGTTGGAATGTTATTCACAGCTAAATCGCCATTTACAGGTTGGAGATTCAATACCTTACTAGCCACAACCCACATAGCACTTAGTGAGGTTCCAAAGAGTCTAAATACAAGACTGATTCATTCAAAATTAGATCTTTTCAAAAATTTTTGTAATACATATTCTGAAAACCCTATTTTAAAAGTTGCGGGATTAAACCCTCATGCTGGAGAAGAAGGTATTTTGGGTAATGAAGAAAGAGATTGGCTTAATGATTCATTGATTACTTGGAATAAAAAAAATAAAGATATTAAATTACTAGGCCCTTTATCGCCAGATAGTTGTTGGAATTCTTCAGCCAAAGCTTGGACACACAAAAATACCGACAAGCATGATGGCATTCTTGCAATGTATCATGATCAAGGATTAATACCAATGAAGGTTATAGCTCATAACTACTCAGTAAATACGACAATAGGCTTACCTTTCATCAGAACATCTCCGGATCATGGCACAGGCTTTGATATTGCTGGCAAAGGAATAGCTCAATCTCAAAGCATGATTGAGGCTATAAAAACTGCAATTGATATGACTAAAAATTCAAACCTGCTTAACACGCATTAG
- a CDS encoding SDR family NAD(P)-dependent oxidoreductase has translation MNNIASSLNNKNKFLILGCGFTGSFFAKTIKQIGCTVLTSSRSEKKDPNNFVFNSENGKVPDEKIFDGVTHILSCIPPDKNGKDPVLGSLKSMLENLSLEWVGYLSTTGVYGNTKGDWVSEIDNPNPFQKRSHKRLNCEREWIESGLPIQIFRLPGIYGPGRSTFEAIRNQKIRVISKKDQVFSRIHVADITNAIIYLLQNKDCLKFHQIINIADDEPSSQIEVIQYCYDLLGLKMPNPILFEDAKKELSPIAQSFWMENRRVSNKLLCKTLGYKLIYKNYKTGLKNCFLNS, from the coding sequence ATGAATAATATCGCAAGTTCACTAAACAATAAAAATAAATTTTTAATCTTAGGATGTGGTTTTACAGGTAGTTTCTTTGCAAAAACCATCAAACAAATTGGTTGCACTGTTTTAACCAGTTCTAGATCTGAAAAAAAAGATCCCAATAATTTTGTGTTTAACAGTGAAAACGGTAAAGTTCCTGATGAAAAAATTTTTGATGGAGTCACGCATATTCTTAGTTGCATTCCTCCGGACAAAAATGGGAAAGATCCAGTCTTAGGAAGTCTTAAAAGTATGCTAGAAAATTTATCACTTGAATGGGTTGGATATTTATCTACCACAGGAGTATATGGCAACACCAAAGGTGATTGGGTATCTGAGATTGATAACCCGAACCCTTTTCAGAAAAGAAGTCACAAGAGATTAAATTGCGAAAGAGAATGGATTGAATCTGGTTTACCAATACAAATTTTTAGATTACCCGGCATTTATGGACCTGGAAGATCCACTTTTGAAGCAATAAGAAATCAAAAAATTCGCGTTATCTCAAAAAAAGATCAAGTATTTTCAAGAATTCATGTTGCGGACATTACAAATGCAATTATCTATCTATTACAGAATAAAGATTGTTTAAAGTTTCACCAAATTATTAATATTGCAGATGATGAACCCAGTTCCCAAATAGAAGTTATTCAATATTGCTACGATCTTCTTGGCTTAAAAATGCCAAATCCAATTTTATTTGAGGATGCAAAAAAAGAATTATCACCCATCGCTCAATCTTTTTGGATGGAAAATAGAAGAGTTTCTAATAAACTATTATGCAAAACACTTGGATATAAACTAATTTATAAAAACTATAAAACAGGCTTAAAAAATTGCTTTTTAAATAGTTAA
- a CDS encoding HNH endonuclease, whose translation MHINDAVFLEDLCPKFRFRQWRKSIHRFTGKSCIYCGKPSESIDHVLPRSQGGLSTTENCVPACLSCNGDKSDENALYWYRRQKFYDPRRAMAIRAWLEGDLRLAVRLLQWANPNFKIRNKDYEQGESKYRAA comes from the coding sequence ATGCATATTAATGATGCGGTGTTTTTAGAGGATTTATGTCCTAAGTTCAGATTCAGACAATGGCGAAAATCAATTCATAGATTTACAGGAAAAAGTTGTATATATTGCGGCAAACCATCGGAATCCATTGACCATGTATTACCCCGTAGTCAAGGTGGCTTAAGTACCACAGAAAACTGTGTCCCTGCATGTCTTTCTTGTAATGGGGATAAATCAGATGAAAATGCTTTGTATTGGTATAGAAGACAAAAATTTTATGATCCAAGAAGAGCAATGGCTATAAGAGCATGGCTTGAAGGAGATTTACGATTAGCTGTAAGATTATTGCAATGGGCTAATCCTAATTTTAAGATAAGAAATAAAGATTACGAGCAAGGTGAATCAAAATATAGAGCAGCTTGA
- a CDS encoding DUF6554 family protein produces the protein MQRFKLKKIILLTLGIITPLCIQISKVNAGSFGAEIFCTMRDGGNDHESSWDAAYTYIKKQKGGFFKVSPKQAASQITESVIRDREKYSYCVEYLDNLHPNRKLQRELQKEAKRKEKLKKELEDRNEDFPEETIERYSY, from the coding sequence ATGCAAAGATTCAAGCTGAAAAAAATAATATTATTAACTTTAGGAATAATCACTCCTCTATGCATTCAAATATCCAAAGTTAATGCTGGATCATTTGGAGCTGAAATTTTCTGTACTATGAGAGATGGAGGAAATGATCATGAAAGTAGTTGGGATGCAGCATATACATATATAAAAAAACAAAAAGGAGGGTTTTTCAAAGTATCACCTAAACAAGCAGCATCTCAAATTACTGAATCAGTCATAAGAGATAGAGAAAAATATAGCTATTGTGTTGAATATCTAGATAATCTTCATCCAAATAGAAAACTACAAAGAGAGTTACAAAAAGAAGCAAAAAGAAAAGAAAAGTTAAAAAAAGAATTAGAAGACAGAAATGAAGACTTTCCAGAAGAAACAATTGAAAGATACAGCTATTAA
- a CDS encoding AbrB family transcriptional regulator encodes MPNINLIYYLLAGGIFGALALKTGIPAAPLAGALIGASILSISGKVDIAEWPIGTRTLLEIGIGTVIGTSLTKDSLVDLQSLWRPAILITFTLVITGLAIGLWTSRLLNIDLITTILGAAPGGISGMSLVGSEYGVGPAVATLHAVRLITVLLILPLVVKCLNLFGLIKS; translated from the coding sequence ATGCCAAACATAAATCTAATCTATTATCTACTTGCAGGTGGAATTTTTGGAGCCTTAGCTCTAAAAACTGGTATCCCTGCTGCTCCTCTTGCAGGCGCTTTAATAGGTGCAAGCATACTAAGCATAAGTGGCAAAGTGGATATAGCAGAGTGGCCAATTGGAACAAGAACATTATTAGAAATTGGAATTGGGACAGTTATTGGCACATCTTTAACTAAAGACTCATTAGTTGACCTTCAAAGCTTATGGAGGCCGGCTATCTTAATAACTTTTACTTTAGTTATTACCGGATTAGCAATTGGGTTATGGACAAGCAGATTACTTAATATAGATTTGATTACAACAATTCTAGGAGCTGCGCCAGGAGGTATTAGCGGTATGAGTTTAGTAGGTTCAGAATATGGAGTTGGCCCTGCAGTTGCAACTCTACACGCAGTAAGATTAATTACCGTCCTTTTAATTCTTCCCCTAGTTGTGAAATGCCTGAACTTATTTGGACTAATAAAATCTTAA
- a CDS encoding pyridoxal-phosphate-dependent aminotransferase family protein has product MIPGPTPVPEKVLQALSKHPIGHRSKEFQELVESTTKNLQWLHQTQNDVLTITGSGTAAMEAGIINTLSKGDKVICGENGKFGERWVKVAKEFGLEVIKIDSQWGTPLNPEEFKKILEEDKQKEIKAVILTHSETSTGVINDLETISSYIREHNTALSIVDCVTSLGACNVPVDKWQLDIVASGSQKGYMIPPGLSFIAMSQKAWVACEKSNLPKFYLNLKSYKKSLLSNSNPYTPAVNLVFALDEALKMMRAEGLENIFHRHNKHKLAMSNAVKALNLQLFADERFLSPSITAIKTGEMDAEEFRKTIKNKFDILLAGGQDHLKGKIFRVGHLGYVNDRDIITVISAISNSLLDLGKITAQQAGEALLVASKYLEGN; this is encoded by the coding sequence ATGATTCCTGGACCTACACCAGTTCCAGAAAAAGTTTTACAAGCATTAAGTAAGCATCCAATAGGTCATCGTAGTAAGGAATTCCAAGAGCTCGTAGAGAGTACTACTAAAAATTTACAATGGCTTCATCAAACTCAAAATGATGTTCTAACAATTACAGGAAGTGGTACTGCCGCAATGGAAGCTGGCATAATAAACACCTTAAGTAAAGGCGATAAAGTAATTTGTGGAGAAAATGGAAAATTTGGCGAAAGATGGGTAAAAGTTGCCAAAGAATTTGGATTAGAAGTAATAAAAATTGATTCCCAATGGGGTACTCCCCTGAATCCAGAAGAATTCAAAAAAATATTAGAAGAAGATAAACAAAAAGAAATAAAGGCAGTTATCTTAACTCATTCTGAAACCTCAACAGGTGTAATTAATGATCTAGAAACTATAAGCTCATATATTCGGGAACACAACACAGCATTATCTATTGTTGACTGCGTAACAAGTCTTGGAGCTTGCAATGTACCAGTAGATAAATGGCAACTAGATATTGTTGCTTCAGGATCACAAAAGGGCTACATGATACCACCAGGACTAAGTTTCATAGCAATGAGTCAAAAAGCATGGGTAGCTTGTGAGAAATCGAATTTACCAAAATTTTATTTAAATTTAAAATCCTATAAAAAGAGTCTTTTAAGTAACAGTAATCCATATACCCCGGCAGTTAATTTAGTTTTTGCTTTAGATGAAGCTTTGAAAATGATGCGAGCAGAAGGCTTAGAAAATATTTTCCATAGACATAATAAACATAAATTAGCAATGAGCAATGCTGTAAAGGCTCTAAATCTACAATTATTTGCTGATGAAAGATTCTTAAGCCCTTCAATTACTGCAATAAAAACTGGAGAAATGGATGCTGAAGAATTTAGAAAGACAATAAAAAATAAGTTTGATATCCTACTTGCTGGTGGTCAAGATCACTTGAAGGGGAAAATATTTAGAGTTGGTCACCTAGGATATGTAAATGATAGAGATATCATTACAGTAATTTCTGCTATCAGTAATTCACTGCTTGATCTAGGCAAAATAACAGCTCAACAAGCTGGTGAAGCATTATTAGTGGCATCTAAATATCTTGAGGGAAATTGA
- the cbiD gene encoding cobalt-precorrin-5B (C(1))-methyltransferase CbiD: MKKGFSLPIWVAGAARSALKKLIGFSFDNFELIKIPNETKEIKIEIHSVGLIKGDSHSLGITFAKSGLDLDITQNLEIWTIASLEKISLNNPNKTNQINIIAGSGVGIKENTSEICISDFAKEVLCANLLDIIPEGFKLNLEIIFPNGEFLAERTSNKSFGIVDGLSIIGTSAETYSSASPGQLEKAKTKLAKLIKNDSQGKVVFVIGQNGLNLAKTCNFKFPIIKVGNWIGPLIVDAAIKNVKTVILFGYHGKLIKLAGGIFHTHNHLADGRIEILVYLAVQEKLPPEIIVKLSHLNTLEDALLFLERFNKSIADKLFQNLSNTIEKRSFAYVNRYVTTDMEIAAIIFDRKREIRWAGINGKDYISYFQCD; this comes from the coding sequence TTGAAAAAAGGATTTTCTTTACCAATATGGGTTGCTGGAGCTGCTAGGTCAGCATTAAAAAAATTAATAGGTTTTTCATTTGACAATTTTGAACTAATAAAAATTCCTAATGAAACAAAAGAAATAAAAATCGAGATTCATTCTGTTGGTTTAATTAAAGGTGATTCGCATTCATTAGGAATTACCTTTGCAAAGTCTGGCTTAGATCTTGACATTACACAAAACTTAGAAATATGGACGATAGCCTCTTTAGAAAAAATTTCTCTTAACAATCCTAATAAAACAAATCAAATCAATATTATTGCAGGATCTGGTGTTGGTATTAAAGAGAACACATCAGAAATATGTATTTCTGATTTTGCTAAAGAAGTTTTATGTGCAAACTTATTGGATATTATTCCAGAGGGTTTTAAATTGAATTTAGAAATTATTTTCCCAAATGGGGAGTTTTTAGCAGAAAGAACTAGTAATAAGTCATTTGGTATTGTGGATGGATTATCTATTATCGGAACTTCTGCTGAGACTTATTCGAGTGCTTCACCAGGTCAATTAGAAAAGGCTAAAACTAAGTTAGCAAAGTTAATTAAAAATGATTCTCAAGGGAAAGTTGTTTTTGTTATTGGTCAAAATGGTTTAAATTTGGCAAAAACTTGTAATTTTAAGTTTCCAATTATAAAAGTTGGTAACTGGATAGGACCATTAATAGTTGATGCTGCAATAAAAAATGTTAAAACTGTAATTCTTTTTGGTTATCACGGAAAATTAATTAAATTAGCAGGCGGCATTTTTCACACACATAATCACTTGGCTGATGGAAGAATTGAGATTCTTGTTTATTTAGCCGTTCAAGAAAAATTACCGCCCGAAATAATAGTCAAATTATCTCACTTAAATACACTTGAGGATGCCTTATTATTTCTTGAAAGATTTAATAAATCTATAGCTGATAAATTATTCCAAAATTTATCAAATACGATTGAAAAGCGTTCTTTTGCTTATGTCAATAGGTATGTCACAACGGATATGGAAATTGCAGCAATTATTTTTGATAGAAAAAGGGAAATAAGGTGGGCAGGAATAAACGGTAAAGATTATATTTCTTATTTTCAATGCGATTAA